From the Candidatus Dadabacteria bacterium genome, one window contains:
- a CDS encoding alpha/beta fold hydrolase yields MPYAETNGINLYYKEHGKGDPLVLIHGLGSSLESWDVQVPIYSEHFRVIALDNRGSGRSDKPDYPYTMEQMAVDTAGLLDFLGIEKAHFVGKSMGGMICQWLGIKYPERVNRLVMGCSSAHRDEVGNLLIKTARDIVDKAGPGAGWVFALFLGYRRKYIEENYDSLVGRIREVPADPDAAAGYRNQSYACENHDVLARLGKISAETLIMYGERDIVTPPERSKKLVELIPNTVEKAFADVGHGFWRECQAEADKTVLDFLAKN; encoded by the coding sequence ATGCCATACGCAGAGACAAACGGAATAAATCTTTATTATAAAGAGCATGGGAAGGGGGATCCGCTCGTACTCATCCACGGCCTTGGGAGCAGTCTTGAGAGCTGGGATGTGCAGGTTCCCATCTACTCGGAGCATTTCCGCGTGATAGCACTTGATAACAGGGGTTCGGGCCGCTCCGATAAACCCGATTATCCCTATACGATGGAGCAGATGGCGGTTGACACCGCAGGGCTTCTGGACTTTCTCGGTATAGAGAAAGCCCACTTCGTCGGAAAATCAATGGGCGGAATGATATGCCAGTGGCTGGGCATAAAATACCCCGAGAGGGTAAACAGGCTCGTTATGGGATGCTCCTCCGCACACAGGGATGAGGTCGGAAATCTGCTCATCAAAACCGCGAGGGACATAGTGGATAAAGCGGGGCCCGGGGCGGGATGGGTTTTTGCGCTTTTCCTCGGATACCGAAGGAAATACATAGAAGAGAACTACGACTCCTTGGTAGGCAGAATCCGGGAAGTTCCCGCTGACCCCGATGCGGCTGCCGGATACAGAAACCAGAGCTACGCATGCGAGAACCACGACGTACTGGCCCGACTCGGGAAGATCTCCGCGGAAACCCTGATCATGTACGGGGAGCGTGATATAGTCACGCCTCCCGAGAGATCGAAGAAACTGGTGGAACTTATACCGAATACGGTTGAAAAAGCGTTTGCGGACGTTGGCCACGGATTCTGGAGGGAGTGTCAAGCCGAGGCGGACAAGACCGTGCTTGATTTTCTCGCAAAAAACTGA
- the ruvX gene encoding Holliday junction resolvase RuvX, producing MKTPAEKQNRTSGRIISLDIGTKTIGVAVSDELGITANGVCTISRENEKKDLVRLRDIIEPYSPCEILVGIPYNQDGSLGNRAKNIRKFSERIRDSLGLSVKYWDESFSTRTAEQTLIEAGTGRKKRKTVIDKMAATIILEEYLLSRY from the coding sequence ATGAAAACACCGGCTGAGAAGCAAAACAGAACTTCGGGAAGGATAATCTCGCTTGATATAGGGACCAAGACGATAGGGGTTGCCGTAAGCGACGAGCTGGGGATCACGGCAAACGGCGTCTGTACCATAAGTCGGGAAAACGAGAAAAAAGACCTTGTGCGGCTTCGCGATATAATAGAGCCATACTCCCCCTGCGAAATCCTCGTAGGGATACCTTACAACCAGGACGGTTCTCTCGGGAACAGGGCAAAGAACATCAGGAAATTCTCCGAACGCATTCGAGATTCTCTGGGCCTTTCGGTGAAATACTGGGATGAGAGCTTCTCCACCAGGACTGCGGAGCAGACACTGATAGAAGCCGGTACGGGAAGAAAGAAGCGAAAAACAGTAATAGACAAGATGGCCGCTACAATAATACTGGAAGAGTATCTTCTGAGCAGGTACTAG
- a CDS encoding DUF3568 family protein, giving the protein MNFLPKKYHAVLFCLLAFVFSSGCVLVMGGAVGGGTAAYLRGVLKSKETTSFDNVWFAVVEVVEQQEFEVTKKESNVGKALIEAKLRDQAKMIYMTVKYDKPEITDLIIRVGIWGDEEESRRILKLIHEKLY; this is encoded by the coding sequence ATGAATTTCCTGCCAAAAAAGTATCACGCCGTGCTTTTCTGCTTGCTTGCATTTGTTTTTTCTTCGGGTTGCGTGCTGGTGATGGGTGGAGCGGTCGGCGGCGGTACTGCGGCTTATCTCAGGGGAGTTCTAAAGAGCAAGGAAACCACCTCGTTTGACAATGTCTGGTTTGCGGTGGTGGAGGTGGTGGAACAGCAGGAGTTTGAGGTAACAAAAAAAGAAAGCAATGTGGGCAAGGCGCTTATCGAAGCCAAGCTTCGCGACCAAGCTAAAATGATTTATATGACCGTCAAGTACGACAAGCCCGAGATAACCGATCTGATTATCCGCGTGGGCATCTGGGGAGATGAGGAAGAGTCAAGGCGCATACTCAAGCTTATTCACGAAAAACTCTACTGA
- a CDS encoding VOC family protein, protein MKEDSRINYVELPAEDFTKAKAFYGDVFGWTFQDYGDCYCAFNDGSMDGGFYRSPLQSDSSQCAALVVLYAEDLEATLERITAAGGELCKPIFSFPGGRRFHFLDPNRNELAVWSER, encoded by the coding sequence ATGAAAGAAGACTCCCGGATCAATTATGTCGAGTTGCCGGCAGAAGACTTCACTAAGGCCAAGGCGTTTTACGGCGATGTGTTCGGCTGGACCTTTCAGGACTACGGCGACTGCTACTGCGCCTTCAATGACGGCAGCATGGACGGCGGCTTCTACCGCTCTCCGCTACAGTCCGACAGCAGCCAGTGCGCTGCGCTGGTGGTGCTTTACGCGGAAGATCTGGAAGCCACGCTGGAACGCATCACTGCCGCCGGAGGCGAACTCTGCAAGCCGATATTCTCCTTCCCCGGAGGGCGGCGGTTTCATTTTCTAGATCCCAACCGCAATGAACTGGCGGTCTGGAGCGAGCGGTAG
- a CDS encoding DUF1152 domain-containing protein, producing the protein MLEKILKNSKKAILLGIGGGGDIVGTLPTANLLEINGTQCVLGGLSWERFTIDPDPGPRKLEESHNVREINDVVWKCNKDSTTRGGARFAEAGMAEVLGEETLLVDISYGPEKVFEGITDAAEKLGADLVVGIDVGGDVLGFGDEKGLMSPLADAIMTAALYRQSFQIPTVMGVFGFGSDGELSKEELERSFGIIARNNGIFGSWGISATTLELMEKAISLIPTEASRGPVEYAKGVFSTTSIRNGRRKVELDISSTVTFYVDPQVVYEKVSRPAQAVYGCKTIGEANTKLNEAGIRTELDVEMELYENLGKN; encoded by the coding sequence ATGCTTGAGAAAATCCTTAAAAATTCGAAAAAGGCTATTTTGCTCGGAATAGGAGGAGGGGGGGATATAGTCGGAACTCTTCCGACGGCAAACCTGCTCGAGATAAACGGAACGCAATGCGTTCTGGGAGGACTTAGCTGGGAGCGCTTCACAATAGACCCCGATCCAGGGCCCAGAAAGCTTGAAGAATCACACAATGTCCGCGAGATAAACGACGTGGTCTGGAAGTGCAACAAAGATTCCACCACCCGAGGCGGAGCGAGATTCGCCGAGGCAGGCATGGCCGAAGTTCTGGGAGAGGAAACTCTTCTTGTCGATATAAGTTACGGTCCGGAGAAGGTTTTTGAGGGAATAACGGACGCCGCCGAAAAACTCGGCGCAGATCTGGTGGTGGGAATAGACGTCGGCGGAGATGTGCTTGGATTCGGAGACGAAAAGGGACTCATGAGTCCGCTCGCCGACGCCATAATGACCGCGGCGCTTTACAGACAGAGCTTCCAGATACCTACCGTAATGGGAGTATTCGGTTTCGGAAGCGACGGAGAACTCTCCAAGGAAGAACTTGAGAGGTCATTCGGCATCATAGCACGGAACAATGGAATTTTCGGGAGCTGGGGTATATCCGCAACCACACTGGAATTAATGGAAAAAGCGATAAGCTTGATACCCACCGAGGCAAGCAGAGGACCCGTTGAATACGCAAAAGGAGTTTTCAGCACTACTTCAATAAGGAATGGCAGAAGAAAAGTCGAACTCGATATAAGTTCCACAGTAACTTTCTACGTAGATCCCCAAGTGGTTTACGAAAAGGTGTCAAGACCAGCGCAAGCAGTCTACGGATGCAAGACGATAGGGGAAGCAAACACAAAGCTTAACGAAGCGGGAATCAGGACGGAACTTGATGTTGAAATGGAACTTTACGAAAATCTCGGGAAAAACTAA
- a CDS encoding DUF4872 domain-containing protein produces the protein MITNIRSGAMIKMASPSDECCSGVFMEYRFPAILISSVLRLFMKKIINDWKHLKGVHCGSAALRDICLYYGHDLSEQMCFGLGAGLGFYYSCEEGMNPSRIIQPRGPLMEINFLRSFGVDVTDWKYEDDNERASDDLREFIDMDVPVLIQADICYLEYFDSKTHFPGHIIAVCGYDDSESVFYVADNSFEDLQTVSFENMAKARSSKARPYPLSNNCVEVKFLEDGFDAEEMILSAVRKNAEMMLEGRTTLRGTSGIEIIRKWAEDLPGWGDLADWKWASRFTYQVICRRGVCGAAFRWFYRDFLEEVSPVLSTFYGAGLPDEMNSIGQNWYDMGMLFKEISESASCGEGFERASELAFDIYDLEKRYFCSVLENFPVVAPAGETKRSE, from the coding sequence ATGATTACTAATATCCGTTCTGGCGCAATGATCAAGATGGCTTCCCCGAGTGATGAGTGTTGTTCCGGGGTCTTTATGGAATATCGATTTCCGGCTATATTAATTTCCTCGGTTCTGCGGCTTTTTATGAAGAAGATAATAAATGACTGGAAACACTTAAAAGGGGTGCACTGCGGTTCTGCGGCGCTGAGAGATATATGCCTCTACTACGGACACGATCTCTCGGAGCAGATGTGTTTCGGGCTGGGAGCCGGGCTCGGTTTTTATTACTCCTGTGAAGAGGGAATGAATCCGAGCAGGATTATACAGCCTCGCGGTCCCCTGATGGAAATTAATTTCCTGAGAAGTTTCGGTGTTGATGTCACCGACTGGAAGTACGAGGACGACAACGAGCGGGCCTCGGATGACCTCAGGGAGTTTATTGACATGGACGTTCCGGTGTTGATACAGGCCGATATCTGCTACCTTGAATACTTTGACTCCAAGACCCATTTTCCCGGGCACATAATAGCGGTATGCGGATACGACGACTCCGAATCCGTTTTTTACGTGGCGGACAATTCGTTTGAAGATCTCCAGACTGTCTCTTTTGAGAATATGGCGAAAGCGAGAAGCTCAAAAGCAAGGCCGTACCCCCTTTCCAACAACTGTGTTGAAGTGAAGTTTCTTGAAGACGGCTTCGATGCTGAGGAGATGATTCTTAGTGCCGTGAGGAAAAACGCCGAGATGATGCTTGAAGGCAGGACCACTCTAAGAGGGACTTCAGGCATTGAGATTATAAGGAAATGGGCCGAGGACCTTCCTGGCTGGGGGGATCTTGCCGACTGGAAGTGGGCCTCTAGGTTTACTTACCAGGTCATATGCAGAAGAGGGGTCTGCGGTGCTGCTTTCAGGTGGTTTTACAGGGATTTCCTCGAAGAAGTCTCTCCGGTGCTTTCCACTTTTTACGGGGCGGGCCTCCCCGACGAGATGAACAGTATCGGTCAGAATTGGTACGACATGGGAATGCTTTTCAAGGAGATAAGCGAGAGTGCTTCATGTGGAGAGGGATTCGAGCGTGCCTCGGAACTAGCTTTTGATATATATGATCTTGAAAAGCGGTATTTTTGTTCCGTGCTTGAAAACTTCCCTGTCGTCGCTCCGGCGGGAGAAACAAAACGGAGTGAGTGA